In Epinephelus lanceolatus isolate andai-2023 chromosome 16, ASM4190304v1, whole genome shotgun sequence, one DNA window encodes the following:
- the marcksl1b gene encoding MARCKS-related protein 1-B — translation MGSQSSKGDVAAEANAAAADGAAVKTNGQENGHVKTNGDVSTKPDGDAAATNGSAEAAKEPEAGAGDAIEPAPAADGEAAKPEGEAATKETPKKKKKKFSLKKSFNFKLNLKKSKKSEAVKEEGAAAAAAPAEEKPAENGAAAPAEEKKEEVKEEAAAAAESPKAEEGPAKEEAPKEEAKEAAAPAPEATKPTEESSSTPAPSEKKE, via the exons ATGGGATCCCAGTCATCCAAAGGAGATGTGGCCGCGGAGGCGAACGCTGCCGCCGCCGACGGTGCTGCTGTCAAAACCAACGGACAG GAGAATGGACATGTGAAAACCAACGGTGATGTCTCCACAAAGCCTGATGGTGATGCTGCCGCCACCAACGGCTCAGCCGAGGCAGCCAAGGAGCCTGAAGCCGGCGCAGGAGACGCCATCGAGCCGGCGCCTGCTGCAGATGGAGAGGCTGCCAAACCTGAAGGCGAGGCTGCAACTAAGGAGACccccaagaagaagaagaagaagttctCCCTGAAGAAGTCCTTCAACTTCAAACTGAACCTGAAGAAGAGCAAGAAGAGCGAGGCTGTCAAGGAGGAAGGGGCCGCCGCTGCCGCAGCCCCCGCTGAGGAGAAGCCTGCCGAGAACGGAGCCGCTGCTCctgcagaggagaagaaagaggaggtgaaggaggaggctgctgctgcggcCGAGTCCCCAAAGGCAGAGGAGGGGCCGGCTAAAGAGGAGGCCCCCAAGGAGGAGGCCAAGGAGGCAGCTGCCCCGGCCCCCGAGGCCACGAAACCAACAGAGGAGAGCAGCTCGACCCCCGCTCCCTCTGAAAAGAAAGAGTGA